A window of Hymenobacter siberiensis genomic DNA:
TGCTTAGCGCAGGCGGTCGGCGCTGCGCACCAGCTGCTCGTCGCGGCGAATGAAGCGGTTGGCCAGCAGGTTGAGCAGCAGGGCCAGCGTGGGCAGGTAGAAAGCGAGCAGCACCTGGCCTTCGAGCTTGATGTTGAGTAGCTGCTCGCCCTTGGTCTGGAAGTAGAACTCGGCGCCGAGGGTGGCGGTGATGAGCAGCAGGTTGATGGAGCCCAGCATGAGCTGGCGCATGCGGGTGCGGAACTGGAAAATCTCATAGAACGCCAGCGCGGCCGAGGCAGCAGCCAGGGTGCCAATAAGCCAGACCGGGCCGATACCGGCTGGTACGGTAAGGCCATGGGCATCGAACCCAAAGGCCGTGAGGGTTAATTC
This region includes:
- a CDS encoding DUF4293 family protein; translated protein: MIQRIQSVFLLLLALAMLSLLALPLWHKVDGLTHQELTLTAFGFDAHGLTVPAGIGPVWLIGTLAAASAALAFYEIFQFRTRMRQLMLGSINLLLITATLGAEFYFQTKGEQLLNIKLEGQVLLAFYLPTLALLLNLLANRFIRRDEQLVRSADRLR